The segment CAAATCTTGATGACATAAAAAGAACTACAGGTGCTCCATTTAAAATGGCAGATAATTTAAAATAAAAAAAGCCTAGGTAGTGGCTTATAATAGCTACTACCCAGATAAAAAAATCAGGAGGAACTTGATGAAAGAAAAAGTAGCAGTAGTAACTGGTGCCTCAAGTGGTATTGGATTGTCAATTGCAGAACAATTATCAAAAGCTGGCTGTAAGGTAGTTATGGCAGATATAAACAAGGAGAAAGGGATAGAAGAAGCAAATAGAATTGGTGCAAAATTTTTTCAGGTGGACTTATCCAGAAGATCTGACTGCAGAGATCTTATAGATTTTGCCGGGAATAGTTTTGGTTCTGTTGATATTCTGGTAAACAATGCCGGAATACAACATGTTTCGCCAGTTGAAGATTTTCCAGAAGACAAGTGGGATTTTATGATCAGTCTTATGTTAACTGCCCCATTTCTTTTAACAAAATATTCATGGAACTACATGAAAGAGAAAAAATGGGGAAGGATTATAAACATTAATTCTGTACATGGATTAAGGGCATCAGAATTCAAATCTGCGTATATCTCAGCCAAACATGGTTTATCAGGTCTTACAAAAACAACGGCACTTGAAGGTGGAAAATATGGAATTACGGTCAATTCGATATGCCCCGCCTACGTAAGAACTCCCCTTGTGGACAATCAGATAGATGCACAGGCAAAGACTCATGGTATCCCAAGGGAAAAAGTAATAGAAGAGATAATGCTCAAAAAAGCCTATGTAAAAAAACTTATCGAACCTTCAGAAGTAGGTAGTATGGTACTGTACTTATGCTCAGATGCCGCCCAGTGTATTACAGGGTCGATGATAACAATAGATTGTGGATGGACAGCATCTTAAAATTTTATAAAAGTGGGGATAATACACCCCACTTTGAACTTATTGTTGCCATTTTACTATAAATAATTTGAAAAACAAAATTTTACTTGACTTTTGAATAGTTTTTAATTAGTTGTCTTATATGGATAAGAAAAACAGTCTGACAAATTTCATAAAGATATCCGAAGTAAAATCAGAAATTATATCTGTATCTTTTTGTTTCTTCTTTTTTTACTTTTTCTTTTTTGGAGGTTGCCGCTTGAGGTGAAACCTGTTTTTTAATAGTAAAAACAGGAGCCGCAGACGGGCGATCCCCTCTTGCGGCTCCTTTTTTTATATCTATAAACTTATAGGAGGTAATTTTATGATTGTTGTAATGCAAATTGGTTCAAAAGAAAATGAACTTCAGGAGGTATGCAGAAAAGCTGAAAGCATTGGATTTACTCCCCATATAATATATGGGAAAGAGAGAAACGTAATAGGATTAGTTGGCTTAGGAGACAGAGATAACATAGGCGTCATTGAAGATATGCCGGGAGTCGATAGAGTAGTACCAATTACAAAACCATACAAGCTCTCCAGCAAAGAAGTAAAAAAAGAACCAAGTATCGTTGAGGTCTGTGGAGTTAAATTTGGTGGTGAAGAGATTACTGTAATAGCAGGTCCCTGCTCCGTAGAAAATGAAGAGCAGATCATAAAAACGGCCGAATATGTAAAAGCAGCCGGGGCAAAAATGCTTCGGGGTGGAGCATTCAAACCCAGAACATCCCCATATGCTTTCCAGGGATTAGGTGAAGAGGGGCTAAAACTTCTTGCAAAAGCAAGGGAGTTCACAGGTTTACCAGTCGTGACGGAAGTTGTAAATCCAAGAGATGTAGATTTAGTAAATAAATACACCGATATGTTTCAGGTAGGTGCGAGAAATATACAAAATTTTGCACTTTTGAGCCTGTTAGGTCAAGTTGGTAAACCAGTTTTATTAAAGAGAGGAATGGCCACAACCATTGAAGAATTCCTACTTGCAGCTGAATATATACTTGCAGAAGGGAATAGAAATGTTGTTTTATGTGAAAGAGGTATCAGAACTTTTGAAACATCCACAAGGAATACTCTCGACATAAGCTGTGTTCCAGTAGTGAAAGATAAATCACATCTCCCCATAATTGTGGACCCAAGCCATGCATCAGGGCATTGGCATTATGTCCCATCTCTATCCAAAGCTGCAATAGCTGCTGGTGCAGATGGACTTATCATAGAGGTACATCCAGAACCAGAAAACGCCCTCAGTGATGGCGCCCAATCCCTGAGACCTGATCAATTCGTAAGGTTAATGGGTGAACTAAAAGCTATCGCATTAGCCGTGGGAAGATATATGTAAAACAAACAATGTTTCTTATGTGGGAGGCAAAATCAGATAACCTCCCACCAATTTAAAACCAATTTTCTGTAATAACAGGCATTAAAAAAACGAACGTTACCTCAATGGATGCTCAAAAGAAAAAGTAGTGCCATTATCTACAGTTGTAAAAGTCAATTTCCCTGACAGAACCTTTTCGGCAATAAATTTCGCCATAAATGTTCCAAACCCGTGTCCGAACTCAGACTTTGTGGTAAAGAATTTCTGAAAAACCCTCTTGGCCACATCAGGTTCTATCTTTTTTTCATTCCATATATGACAAACAACAGATCTCTCATTAACATCTACCCATAACTTAACAATTTTATCCGTATGCTCTACAGCATTCTCCAACAAGAGAGAAATTACCTTTAAAAAAAGTAGATCATCCGTCAATAAATCAATATTTTTAAAATTCCAATCAATTTTAAGCTCTTTGTGGGTCTGATGATAATGTTTATTAAAGCATATCCTAACATCATCCAGTAAGGCCGATAGATTCACTTTTTTCATAGATGGGCGAATATCATGAATATCTTCTGTTACTATCGTCTTATAAAAATCTAAATCCTTATAGATTTTTGTTGCAATGAAGAAAAGGTTCTCCACATTAGAAATGTTAGCAAAGGACCCTAACGGTAACTGCATCCTTAAGAAATCAACATTAGAAATAATACTTTCAAGGTTACGTTTCAATTCATTAAACATATAGACATTTGCAGCCTTACAATATTCCTTTTCTGATATATCATCTGCAAAAAGTAATAAAACTTTAAAACCATCCACAATAATTGGAACAGTACGGACATTCAGTACAAGAGTATTTTTATCAGTATCTATAATACATTTTTTTTCAACTGGCTCATTTGTTTCCAATGAAGTGATTATAGAAATAACCGCCCCACATGTTTTGCAATATTCAGCTGTTCCACATCCCGCCTCCATATCTTTTGAATGAACACATCCCACAAGCTCACCTGGTCTTAACCCAAAAGCATCATCAGAATTGGATATCCCCAGCATTTTTAAAAAATTGTTGTTGATCATCAATACCTGACGATTTTTATTTAAAACCGCCAGAAGACCACCAGTCGTTCTCATCAAAGCATCCAGAATTTTGCTCTTGGAGAGAATCTCAAGCTCGGAAATAAGCTCCGGCATAGTAGACCTATTAGCTGAAGCAAAATGAGTATCAAAATTTTTCGGCTCTTCTTTTATGTACCAATCCATAATATTAACCCCAATTTACATTATAATAACTTTTTTAGTTTTGTAAAGAATATATTAATTTTTTCACGCAAAAAAGTAATTGACAAAATTATATTTTCTCTTTATTCATTTTCCATGAGAGAAATTACTTTTTCTGGAGAAATTGAGGTAAGATACTCCGATTTAGATGCATATGGTCACGTAAACCACGCCACATATTTTACCTATCTTGAAACTGTAAGAACAAAAGTATTCCTGTATGAATTCAATGAACTAATAAAACAAGGTATTTACCTGATCATCGTAAATGCCTCATGTGATTTCAAACACCCCATCCATTTAGGAGATAAAGTAATAGTGTCTTTTAATTTAAAAGAACTCAAAAGAACATCCTTCACTCTTACCTATTCCATCCACAATGGCTCCGGTTTAGAGTATGCCACTGCTCAAACTACACTGGTATCCTACGATAACAATAGAAAAAAAGCTGTTCCTTTACCAGATTTAATACTAAGTAAATTTAGCTGACATATATTCTCAAAACATATTATAAAATACTCAACTATAACAATACGTTACAAAAAGTTGTTGCATTTAAAATAAAATGTTGTTATATTAATCTTATGGCCCGGCTATATCTATGCTTCACCCTCCCCTCCAAGAAGCTGGCCGGGATTTTTTATAAAATATAAGTGAGGTTGCTGTTGAAAAAAATATTTTTTTTATTTTTATTTGCGTTAACGTTTGCAATTTTTGGTTGTTCCACTAAGGGTTTTGTGCAATCAGACAGGATTCAATACACCATTCAAGCTGGTGCATTCTCAGATTTTGACAATGTACAGCGATTCATCGATAAACTGTCACAAAAAGGATTGGATCCGTATTACTATAAAGATGGCAATATATACAAGGTGAGATTTGGCAATTTCTATACGCAGGATGCAGCCATATATACCGCTGACAAACTAAAAGAGGAAGGGATAATCAATGAATATTTAATAGTATCACCTGATAGCTATAAGATTACGAAAAATGATGACGATTTAAGGGAAAAGATTGTCAATACAGCATTCAATTATCT is part of the Calditerrivibrio nitroreducens DSM 19672 genome and harbors:
- a CDS encoding 3-hydroxybutyrate dehydrogenase — protein: MKEKVAVVTGASSGIGLSIAEQLSKAGCKVVMADINKEKGIEEANRIGAKFFQVDLSRRSDCRDLIDFAGNSFGSVDILVNNAGIQHVSPVEDFPEDKWDFMISLMLTAPFLLTKYSWNYMKEKKWGRIININSVHGLRASEFKSAYISAKHGLSGLTKTTALEGGKYGITVNSICPAYVRTPLVDNQIDAQAKTHGIPREKVIEEIMLKKAYVKKLIEPSEVGSMVLYLCSDAAQCITGSMITIDCGWTAS
- the aroF gene encoding 3-deoxy-7-phosphoheptulonate synthase; the protein is MIVVMQIGSKENELQEVCRKAESIGFTPHIIYGKERNVIGLVGLGDRDNIGVIEDMPGVDRVVPITKPYKLSSKEVKKEPSIVEVCGVKFGGEEITVIAGPCSVENEEQIIKTAEYVKAAGAKMLRGGAFKPRTSPYAFQGLGEEGLKLLAKAREFTGLPVVTEVVNPRDVDLVNKYTDMFQVGARNIQNFALLSLLGQVGKPVLLKRGMATTIEEFLLAAEYILAEGNRNVVLCERGIRTFETSTRNTLDISCVPVVKDKSHLPIIVDPSHASGHWHYVPSLSKAAIAAGADGLIIEVHPEPENALSDGAQSLRPDQFVRLMGELKAIALAVGRYM
- a CDS encoding ATP-binding protein, with product MDWYIKEEPKNFDTHFASANRSTMPELISELEILSKSKILDALMRTTGGLLAVLNKNRQVLMINNNFLKMLGISNSDDAFGLRPGELVGCVHSKDMEAGCGTAEYCKTCGAVISIITSLETNEPVEKKCIIDTDKNTLVLNVRTVPIIVDGFKVLLLFADDISEKEYCKAANVYMFNELKRNLESIISNVDFLRMQLPLGSFANISNVENLFFIATKIYKDLDFYKTIVTEDIHDIRPSMKKVNLSALLDDVRICFNKHYHQTHKELKIDWNFKNIDLLTDDLLFLKVISLLLENAVEHTDKIVKLWVDVNERSVVCHIWNEKKIEPDVAKRVFQKFFTTKSEFGHGFGTFMAKFIAEKVLSGKLTFTTVDNGTTFSFEHPLR
- a CDS encoding acyl-CoA thioesterase, with product MREITFSGEIEVRYSDLDAYGHVNHATYFTYLETVRTKVFLYEFNELIKQGIYLIIVNASCDFKHPIHLGDKVIVSFNLKELKRTSFTLTYSIHNGSGLEYATAQTTLVSYDNNRKKAVPLPDLILSKFS
- a CDS encoding NlpC/P60 family protein — its product is MKKIFFLFLFALTFAIFGCSTKGFVQSDRIQYTIQAGAFSDFDNVQRFIDKLSQKGLDPYYYKDGNIYKVRFGNFYTQDAAIYTADKLKEEGIINEYLIVSPDSYKITKNDDDLREKIVNTAFNYLGTPYIKGGNNEDGFDCSGFVQTVFRMNGIDLPRSSPDQYKRGFSVKDDLKRGDLVFFKINGRSISHVGIYIGDGKFIHAPRVGQKVRVESLELPYYKKRYAGAKTYLNDPDFTTASR